In the genome of Diabrotica undecimpunctata isolate CICGRU chromosome 2, icDiaUnde3, whole genome shotgun sequence, the window ttctgacactttcctaattacacttgatacagaatcgttgttatTCTGATTAggatgataattaataatattcattagtatctgaTCTCTGAAAATTTCAGACcttttccacgtttccattgaacaatttcctccattttgcggtgaaaattcggcgtcaaatataacaatagccaacaacagaaaataacaataattggcaacagcaaatcacaacaacagccaccaacaaataataacaataacaaaacagtaacagtacatccaagatggtacaaataatcgtaactcgaatatgtttacgcgctccgaagaacaaataaagactaattaaggccctggatgtgtcaagcttttaaacatattctgtacaagaattgcttcttaattactgaataacttacaagaaagtatttgcagttgatatcaaccaaaattacaaattccttacacattatggcagtaattagcaccaCAGGGACATAAATaccattttaaatttggcagttagtagaaattaccgtaactattttaaactttgaaacaaatgtttatttaatgcacatttaggGATGACGGATGCCAATTTTCAACTAGGAGATAAGGAATTCTGGATAAAAGAAGTTCGCATAATTAGCGTTAAGGGTATTGCAAGCGTCTCTGTGCATCTTTGCAACTGTGcaacagttttggtgttaaaccatctaaaTCAGGTGAAACAGTTGTGcgaagtttaattaagtgttgtttgacgtgatccactgtgaattcaacttgcCGTAAGGATGCGCCGACAGGATTACAGTTAACAGCAGGTAGATAGCCATCATTCGATTCTATAGTAAAAACCTGTAAAAATGCTAAAAAGAGAGTTTCGGAAGattctttgtcagaagagcataAAGTCTAGTTGGGTTTTTGAAGTAGTGGAAACTTTAGACGTCAAGGATGATCGTATGTATTTGTTGACTTTTTGAATGTTACGACTTTCAATAACACTTGCTTCAAAAATTTATCTTAGAGTTTTTAGAGATGTTTGTAAGTTATTTTAAAATCTGTGGTGGTTTTGGGAATCACTGAGAAGCCCGGTGTGATTAAATTTCCGCGTATAGATGTAGTTTGcgattaatttgttttattgctgTTCGATTTATCCAGAGTAAGGTTGTTTTTAGTCAGTCAACATTAATAAGGGGTGGTTTAAGTCtgcaaaaaataaattgatttacaTTGATGGTACTTTCTTAAAAACGCAGTTATAAATTAACCTCTTTCATTCACACCAGCAGTATTGCCAGTAGTTCGCTTTTAACATAGTTACATTATTCTTGTAATTAGATATAATAGTGAAATTAGCCATAGTGAAGTATAGTGAAATATCCCACAACACCTTGTTACCGAACAATATCGCCATACGCTGCCGATTCTACATAATATGAACGTTAGTTAATATATaggtaaaatcaaaaattgttttttaatcctagaattaaatttaagttagtatttaattttttttcatacCACCTAGGCTTGTGGTTCTTCAATTCTTCTCTCTATTTCCCTTTACACcaattaatttcttttaatatGGTTAATCCTGTAGTAAAAACTATAGCTATAGCCGCATTCTTCCTAACGATTAATCCGGATTTTACCATTCAACAACTTCTAGTATTAATTAATGTCAAATTAAATAAACTATTATATCGATATATGTATAATTATTCCAGATAGatcatttgtttctttcattacCTCAGTGTTTGTATTTGTCACCTgaacaaaagaaataatgtaaCAATTCAGAGAAGTCATCACACAATAGTTTAACATAATTTATAGTCTATTATTTCTTTCGAAACTACAAAGACAAATTTTCGATGTTGTGGCCAGATTAGGTAGATCGCATTCGGGTAGGCGGGTGTTCCTAGAAATCAAGAAATCATCCACAGATGCATTTTTTTTGTCGCTGCGTCCCGTCGTTTTGTCAGAATTTAAGGGGTGATTTTTGTGTTAATGTGACTTTTCTCGAGGCAGGGGGTAGTCACAAAACGACATTATTATTCGAAGTAGTGTCTGTGgacttttatttgtttgtttctcGGAACAGGGTGTTAAATATATGTTTAGAATGTTTCTGGATTTGTATAAAACATTGCTTTCTGCATTGCATAAAGGCttaaaagagaaacaaaaaatttatatttttttttatcaagcAGAACTTTATGGCTTATAGAATTTTTTATCAAATGATATTTGTTACAATTGAATACGATGGATACATACGACCTAAAATATGTTTTCTACTATAATAACGTATAGGACATAATTGAAAAAAATGTGTTACTTTTGATCTGTAATTGTTGCTAAAAAAATTATTGCTTTATCACAACAAAAGATGTCTTAATTTGCTTAATTTGTTACTAAAAGACACTTTTGCTACAGCCTAAATCGTGTCTTtgtctcctccaaactatgcttcCAACCTTGCCTTTCCCGTACTAATCTTCTCCAGGTTTTTCTCCAGTCCACTGCCACTttatcctcccaccttttccgtggtcttccttttggtcttgcgccctacattttactatctagggctttTTTGGTAATCTTCCGGTCTTCATTCTCACTATATGACCAGtccatcgaagtctctgaagtttaacgaattctgagatcggtgcatCTTTGAACAgctggtagagttcatggttgtaacTGGATCTTtacatttaattttcataaataggtccaaatatcttccttaggaattttcttttaaatacatcCAGTTTCCTTTTGTGTTTTCTGTCATTGCCCTTGTTTCGCATCCATAACATATTATTGGTctaataatagttttgtagaccctgattttcgatctccagagtatgtttttggagcggaacactTAGGCGAGCGAAAAATAGGCTTTGTTTTCTCTTACTATTCCTCATTGAATTTTTGGTTCTTCTGTTCTATTCAGGCTTAATGCAACTTCCATATGTGTGAAACTTTCTACATTCTACTTTCTATACAAGtatactggaatcaaaaagcaaaacTAATGATCGCTAACGGTCTGTGTAcagagcaaataaaaaaaaacaacggcTTGGTGTAGATATGCATTATCCCcttaattttctttaatatttatgtAGAAAACTAATTTCACCCTGCATAACAGTACGAAATGGATATGAGACACACTAACAATACGGCTAGAATAGCGGACAATATAAAGAAACTGCAAGAGACAATAAATATGAGTGGGAGAGTAGTACGGATTTCGTACGGATCAACAACGCAAAGACTATGTTGATGATAATCAGTGGACAGCCGCATAAGGAATCTATAAGAAGCTATAAAAATATGGGAGAGAGTAATTGACAGACGGTTAGGTTGTAGGTAAGACAGATCAACATCAAATGCAATTCTCATGATGAGGTTGCTGATGAAAAAATTGTGAGAGACACGTATGAGAGAGTAACAACTAGTGTGGGAGAGACCGATAAAGTTCAGATGAAAGAGGATTGCATCAGCGCtcggtgcttagtccttatttattctcaatATTATTGGATCAGATAACAGAGAAACTACACTCCTGATGCTTAATGTCTGCTACTGATGTAGTGTTAGTAGAAAAAGacttagaacaaaaactggaaaAGTGAAAACAAGCTCCtaagaaaaagtttaaaacttatTAGAACAAAAACCTCGTatttggaatatttatttaaagttggAGTTATACTAAGATCACTTTGGACAGAAATTATTGTAGAGGTAGCGGATTATCTAAACGGCTATGACTCATGCATACGTAAAGTAAAAATTTACGCTTAATACTGTAGGGAACAGTGGGCCACGTTGaaacaattttcaaatttttgatgatgtaagctgttcattaccgaCTTTTTTTCATTTGTAATCTTAAAGTTTTGTAATCAGaaactagtttttttattaattatttttaaaaacaattttttgtcccAACCTAAGTAATGCGTCAACTTGAGACCAATACATCGTCGACAATTTGAATACAATActataatttgaatattttttatttagattaaacttgTGATTTACTGAGTCTGGTATCTAacagagctacccatcacaagtATCGCACTGGTATCCAGGATAACGGGGAATACATGGCAATAAAAGAGATAATGAACTTACCATAAAAGCATGAGCTACAAAATACTTTGGTCAATAGCCTGCAGTGGAAGTTAAAAAAACCATCGTCCGCGACTAAAAAATAGCCTGGATCTGAAGGGTTTATACACTCTCCCTCATAACTCCCACTGGGAAAATATACTTAGTGAAGCACATGGCAAAATCTATATCAGAGGAGCATGTGCTAATTAGTTTGAAGAACGGTGAAAAACAAGCGGATCAGTTCAGAGTTACAATAGGCTTCCTTACTGGACATGTGTTAGTCAAATGATCCTGCACGCATGGAGACTGCTTCATAGATACTTAAACTGTAGACTTTGTAGCAAACGTCCTGAAACAGTCCAACATATTTTGCATTGATTGTAAGGCATTAGATCGCAGACGGCAAACACTTTTCGGAGACTATCTAGTGACTACAAAAATATATGATACCTATTCTATAGGCCTGTACAAGCTGGTGGAGGCttccagaattctggaatggGTACCACGAGTTAATGAAAAATGATATATAAGCCACGTTCTTTATTACATACTTATTTTAATTACCTACCAACTTTAATTTTCCTTACATAATTCAATTTGTATCTGTCACCTAGTTCTTTCGCCTTTTGTCCTTTCCACCTCGTCTGTTAGATGCAAGAAATTTATACTATCTTTCTCTTAAGCGCATCTACAAACTTACCTGTCAAACTTACTTTCAAGACCCTATCCTGATTTTTGTTTTAACCTGTTAGGGTATTTCCCCTGAAATAGTCCTTACCCGGAAGTCCGAACATAGGCTCAATTTGCTTCCGGAATATTTTACCACAGGAGATTCCATCATTTCAGTTTAATTGTTGTTATATTGGAGGAGGTGTTTTTCACATTAAATCCTCAAAAGATTTTTGGCCATTTGAGGCCAGAATGCGTTTTCAAATTAGCATCATGTCCTCACGATTTGTCCAAAACACCCCCAATGTAACTAAAGTGCAGGTCGGGTAACTTTATGCTGGGAAAaaaatggacaataaaatcattttagatGAGTTCACTTAAATTATCATTAGtagaaaataattaacaaataatattCGGATGAATTAATTTCTAAAACTGTTACATTTAGGTATGTAACATTTAGAGATGAACAATATTCAAAATTACTTAGGAAAACTAAAAACCATTTATGATGATTCATTTAAAAAACGGTTTCCTCTAATATCGGAAAACCAAAGATTTGGCTAACACGCAAATACCATATGAAGATCTGCCATATTTCGCAACCCCCATAAAACAATTGATCCCGTTAGCCTCTTTTGTTATAATTCAAACCTTGTATACATTTTCGTCACATTATTTGAGTGGACAAAATATAATTCGAAAAATAATCTTTTAGTCATCATGGACAAACATTGATAAAAAACATCATCTTAAAACTTCATTATACTTAACCAAAATACCTTACTGGTATTTGAGATTCGACAACATCGTCCCTCTTCTGGGTAGGTACGTTCTTTCCACTTAAGAAGGTAATAATTTACGTCCATATTCCCCAGATATTCATTTATTTCAGCATGAAACAGTAGTAATTTTCAGATTTATAATGGTGTCGTCTTTATTTATTACCATCAGTATATTCCTCGGTTTTTGTGTCAAATGAACAAGTTAATTTACCTGTTCAGGTGTTTTCGTTTTGTCGAGACCCCTCTACGTGAGATCCTTATTCTAGATTAATATTAATAGGATTCTTAATAGAAATAAGAAGCACGTAATGCTGCAGGTTGAATATATACAGATAATAGAGATACAGGGTGAAGCAACACTCACTGATTCTTAGATTCATTCGAAAACTGTCATTATAATCCTTAATAAAACATAATGCAAAACCATAAAGTGTGAGGTATACTATATTTCACGAATTTGTAACTTTTTTGGATTATCGCTAGAAACTCGACTGCCAATGGTCCACTCTACTGTACAGCTTAAGAAATTCAAAAGTAAATTGCTCTAACAATGAAAATATAAAACTAAAGGTAAATACATATAAAAGCAATgtctaaattgaataaaaaaaatccttttataatttttttttgcagcATTAATAAGAAATTATTTAGAGTAATTCCTTTTGATATAACTTACGTGCACTGCACATTTTACGCGAAAATGCGTGTTTGCCTAGCAGTTTGAGCTGATTTGCTCAACATTAAATGTTGAGAAAAATGTCGACTCAATGTGGAGAAGAGACTACTAACGACAGCGACGTCAATTAAATTAACTAAAATACTAACTAAGTCAACACATCATTCAGGTGGAGTAATATGCAGCTATTTCTGGGCATAAAATAGGTCATGAGATCTTCAACACCGATTACCACGTATTTTGCGGCAGTTGTAGTAACCACAGTAAAGATAAATATCATACTTGCTGTTCGAATAAATCCATTCGAACatgtaaaactatttataaatatttttatttagtatttaactCCACTTTTGGATGTGGATGAAGCAACATCTCTGTTTGGCAGAAGTCCCTAAAAATCCATCAAGGATTTAATCCTCAAAACAGGTATACAGCGCTCTCCAAATCGATCAACGATTTGTCCCGCTATTGGTATAACAGCAATCAATTATAATTACAcattgtgatatatatatatatatatatatatatatatatatatatatatatatatatatatatatatatatatatatatatacacatattgaTTATAATACAGAAGTGCCCGTTTTTGTATACACTAGAAGTGTTTAAAGGTATTTTTCGCATGGTTCTCTGGGTGGTCTTTGACACATGGTTACCACATCTTCACAGCTCTTGATTCAGGATCTTCGTGATAACGACTTGGATAGACAATagtgcacatacacttttcaaacacttgttaactagtaagtagtatttagtagtaggaattttgtttagttctttatgtatttgtactgatattatttatgctatttgtttttctctctttttctcttcaATAAACCGTTTTGTACCTTTGGATAGCTTTTTGAACCGTTAGTGTTTAAGACATTCTTATATTACAGGTCAGAGCTCTCATATTTTGTAACCAGCAATCTATGTTTTACTCTCTATCTCATTTTAGGACATTCTTCATGTTTGTCCTattgtgtagatactaattttatctacatAAAGTTGTCCTTCGAGCCAGATATTGAGGCTCTTCTCTACCTGTAATCTCTTTCTTAGCACTTTGGTTCAAAAACCCACAAATATatcttatattatttttctccacctttaatgttttcattttttttttgtctctttaaaattatttgataatttaggtattattttgtatatataagTTATCATTACGTGTCAAAGATGGAGTTAACACAAAGTTAAAAAAATAGGCGCTTGTCAAAAACTAAATtgacaaaattaaataattatctcGATATAAATTTGGCTAATCTCACTATTCACTCCACTAAAGATCGTATTTTGCATTTAAAAAAGGCGTATGATTCTTATTGCCAAGCCCAAGATGAAATAGAATCCTCTGAAGTTGAAGATGATGAagatacaaaaatcatcgataatatttatttaaatatgctCTCCACACTTGAGGAGAATTTGCTTAAATTTAGTTTAACAGAAAATAGCAGTTCTTCTAGTTCTTCAATGGTAACTGTAGTTCTGTTCCTCAGAATTCTAATACTCATCGTTCTGTAGACAACCACCCGTCTACTTCTCGCTTACTTCCAGAAGTTGTAGATAATGTTTCACACAGCACAAATGCGGTTACACTCTCAAATGTTGTTTCAACTACTCCTAACAACTCTATAGTATTACTAAGCACAGTTGAAGTATATCTCTTTGACAAATCTGGCCAACGAATTTATGTCAAAGCTCTTTTAGATAATGCCAGCCAGCTATCCCTTGTAACTAGTGACCTAGTACATCAGTTAGGGATCACCACAGAATCTTAGACCATTAAAATAACCGGGGTTAACTCTGGCACGTCCACTTCCACCAAAGTTTCTCATTTGCAGATTTATTCGGCAGCTACTGATCACAAATTGAATGCTAGTAGCTTTGTAATTCCAAGTATTACTGACCTCAGTATGACCTCAGGTCAAAATAAACGCAAGGCAAATTCATATTCCTAGTTCCATTATATTAGCGGATTCTCGTTATGCAATTCCCAGCCCAGTTCATCTATTGATCGGCGCTGATTTGTATACTGATTTgtatactattttcttttaaataatacaGTCTCTCTTTGCCCAAAGCTACCAATGTTACAGGAAACTCTTTTCGGTTACATAATCAGGTCCCAAGGTAGGGTCCCAAGTTCAGCTATTAGTAAAGGATATCATCACTCCACATATCTTAATAATTTGGTCACATGCCATATCAATAATGTTTCTGACACCCCCCTCTCGTTTGATGAAGTGTTACATGGATTAGTGGAAAAATTCTGGGAGTCTGATCAACTTCCACAGATTCAGGATTCTGTAGATACAGATCACCCCGCAGAAACTCAGTTTTTAAAGACCATACAAATTCTTCCCTCAGCTCGATACAAAGTCTCTTTAAATTTAAATCGCCCTATTAGTTATATTAAATTATCAGGCTCTTTACCGGCAGCTAAAGCTCGCTTTCTCCAATTAGAGAGGAAACTACACTCTGATCCACAACTCTTTGATAGTTATCGCAAGATCATTCAAGATTATTTAGCCAATGACCAGATTAAAAgagtatttttaagaaaatagGCTAAATTATTATTTACCTCACTTTTCAGTCAGAAAAAATGACTCTAGTACAAATGTACCCCTAGTATTTGATCCAAATAATAAAACTCGTTTAGGTTGTCTTAATGATCAACTGGATAAAGAGTTTTTAATCCAACCTCTTCTTATTAATATTCTTTTAAATTTCGCACATCCACTTAAGTTTTATTAGCAGATATCCAATCTATGTATACGCAGATATGCGTAGACAGTTCCAAGTTACACCTACTCAATTTTCTCTGGCGTGACTCACCAGAAATGCCATTCAATACATTTCAGCCCACTATTATAGAGTTCCTTTTGGTTTATACTCATCTCCATTCTCGCCACTAGGGTTCTTAAACACATTGCGGACAATAATAAGGATGATTTTCCTTTAGCCTGTGACACTCTCTTGTATTCTACTTATGTAGATGATATTTTAGGTGGATGTGACTCTTTAGAAGAATTAGAACTCTTGTTCTCTCAACGTAAAATCTTGTTAGATAAGCACGGTTTTAATCTCCACAAAGTTTCCTCGAACAACGAAGAGTTTTTGAGAAGACATGGACTCAAAAGTTTGACGCCCTTAACCCATAACTTAGGTGATTCTTCTTCGAAAATCCTCGGAGTTAAATGGAATCAACAATCAGATATATTTTCATTTTCACCACCAAATTTTGATTTAGGCCAATCAATCACTAAGAGAAAGGTGTTTAGTATTCTGATGTCTACTTTCGATCCAATGAATTTAGCTGGTTAGGCGCTCTTGCAACGTTTATGGCAGGCCAAACTTAGTTGGGACGAACCTATCTTCGATCCAGAATGGTTAAATGATTGGAAAATTTTACTTGATGGTTTTCAATCCATTCCCCCTTTGAAATTCCCCAGATGTTTAGTATTAGAAAACGAATTATAGATGTTCAACTTCACACCTTCTGTGATAGCTCCCCTAAGATATTTGCAACATGTACTTATCTGCGCGGATTTCGAGGTATACGAGGATTATTCTGTCTCCTCTTGGTTGGTATCTTCCAAATCTCGAATAGCTTCTGCTAAACAAAATCTTACGATACCTCGCTTAGAGTTGAATGCCGTGTTGATCGGAGTTATTTTTACTCAATCAGTTTCAAATGTATTGAGAAGGAATTGGCCAATCGCACAAACTCATATTTATAGCGACTCATTAGTAGCTCTTAGTTGGATTTTGAATAAAAGGCTTTCGTTTCATAATGTGTTCGATGTTCATAATCGTGTGCAGAAGATTATTGCCCTAAGTAAGGATTACTTTTCTAGATCACTTCACTAGaccaaagaaaataagaaaaaccatCATCCCAGCGTTAGACTTAAGCCAGCTAAAAAGTGAACACCTACGACAAACAGTGCAAGATGAAATAAACACCAACCTCAGAATAGCAGAAAGTCAAATCCGCAAAACAGACAACATAGATGAAAAACTTAAGTATATAAACACTACAATAAGAACTACGGGAAAGAAACAAAACAGTCAAAAGTGaagttaaatactaaattaaaaatatttataaatagttttacatGTTAGAATGGATTTATTCGAACATACTCCCCGCCAGGGGGACAAAGGCTAAACATAGGAAACTagaaaagagaaaagagaagaaaacCAATTATATTAAGTGGAGCTAGGAAGTTTACTTACTTGCCTGATGGATCTAAGACAAGTTGTGTTTTTTGTCCGAAGTCGTAGAGTCCGAACAAGGCCATCCTTGCTTGCTATTAGCTCTAAGACTCTTGCCAGCTCCCACTTTAGCGGAAGTAGGTGGGCATTTATTATGAGTACTATATCATCTCCTTGTACGGGACTTTGAGTAACAGTACGCCACTTGGATCGAGATTGTATGGTTTGGAGGTATGAGACACTCCATTTCTTCCAAAACAATAATTGCATTTGAGACAATTTCTGGTAGAGGGACAGTCTGTTTTCTGGGATCTCTAAAATATTACTAGGCTCCGGTGGGGCTAATAGAGGTTGGCCCACCAAAAAATGGGCAGGGCAAAGAAAGGAAAGATCTTCTGGGCATTCTGAGATCCTAAATAGTGGTCTAGAGTTAAGAATTGCCTCAATTTGGCATAGTATTGTATTGAAGGATTCGTAAGTGAGCACTGCGTTTCCGATCACACGACGGAGATAAAACTTAGCTGACTGAATGCCTGCCTCTTTCATGTATTCCTACACTTGCAGGATTAAGAGGGGTAGCGAGCTTAAAAGTGGTTTGGTTCTGAGCTGCGAAGTCTTTAATGGATGTTGTGTGGTCTTCATTCATAAGAAAATTTATAGAGTTCATAGAGCTCGTTTTTTTGCTCCATAAAAATTAATCGCATTGTCAGACcagaattgtggcttattcccatttaaatagtaattactttatacGAAAGGAAATCGAAATGCTATACTAGTAGTTGGCAACAACGGCATGCGACATGGAAAACTagaattttttgtaaaatgttttttttttctggcaTTGTTTCATTTAATACTTTttgcattaaaaatatatttgcttttttctgctttatttttttttaacaatagaCAGCCAATAATTTTATAGGGAAACAACGTGATAAGTGATACGTCTTTCTTTACAGGGCAAAAACTTGTTAAGTCAATGTAgacgaataaaaaataattaattctcCTAATATacaacataaatataaaatatctaaaatgtAAACCAACAACCAATATagcaaatttttatatttttattactagtGATTAATTGTAAGATGTGTTTTAACATAATCACAGagttttcgaaataaaaaaaaactttaaaaatgttctcctgaacaaaaccaaaaaatgtGACATCAAATTATTTTCCTGTGGTTTTCATATAAAATAACACAGTTTTTCTAAATAATCCGTGGATGTCAAATTTGTAAATCTTTAATCACCTTATCTTAGGGAACCTTTGAAGTGGTGCTTTTTCGTGCTAATCCTTTACATTTGCCGTTTTTGTAAATAATACCATTTAAATAATGCCGCTAATACCCTCTTTACATTTCTAAAATCTAGGCATTATCTTCGTCTGCAGATGTAAGTCATTTAACTTTAACTGACTCTGGTCCTTTTTTCCTCTTTCGGCGAATTTTTGGATCTGTAAAGAAGATATTAGGATTTCAGGTATTTAGCTTCTTAAAGGGGATTATGTTGTACCGCCCTTTTTGGTATTTGCATACCACACAATTACAAAAGTGTACTTTATCTAATGTTCTTTACAAAGATTTATTATATTGACATTATTTATTGTTCAGAGATACCAATTTGGCTTACTAGTTAGTTAAAATGTACACTTTTATCAAAACGTGACAAATATTGAAGAAACAAATGTTGAAAACATTTTTCTAAACATAATGTTTTGTTAATAACTatgaaaaaaatatacaataaattaaGGGTTATTagtaaaattgtaataaatttagCAAATGTTCCACGTAAACAGACATTTTACACAaaattctttgaaaaaaaaaaaagatgttggAAGAGATGATATCGCTATTTAGAATTGGTGCCATTCAAAATAGGAACAAATCTGTTAATGATAGGTTTTTTATAAACTTGTTTTTATAAACTACCAGCTAAATGAAAATTCAGAATCTAAGAACCTTAAccctttcattttgacgaaatATGCCTAGCACGACCTGAGTGCTAACTCGATTTTTCTCTGCATTTACATTTTAGTTTCACAATATAGCTAGACATatactttcatattttttaaattaaattgaaaacaTAAGTATGTAAAAAAAGACGCCTCAAACATCACGCGCACTAACTTAGTAAATTGAGACTCAAGTGCTCATGACGCCCAAGAACTTCATGAGAAATGAAAtgacttttattaataaaaatattacataacagaacaaaaacaaaactaaacgaagaaattaaaacaaaaactgtatATTTCGATGAAGCCCGAAACcagtaaaaaaaaacttttaaatatttctatGGAAATCCGAAAAGCAAGTACCTACCAACCGCAAACAGAGCAGGTTTGTTGGGACAGGTTTCACAACAATAAGCAGTTTCTTTTCGAATTTTCTTTTCGTAGCACATTACGCAACGCCTATGTGCAGCTTTCCTTGTTTATGTTGGAGCATTTTTCTACAAGATATGTTCTGTGATGCCTCGAGGAGAAAACAAAGCGACCTATTGGTCGCTGGTCCTtggagatttatatatttatatttattttttatctactaAATGTGCGAAGGTTGTGAGGAGTGGGAGTGAGAGAGGAGAGGTTGGCTCTATCGCGGGTAGTAGCAGTAGAAATATGGATTCAGATGATAATACATCCGATGATAATCGGAAAAGaaatagagaagaagaggaactgttatttggtcccagtaaaaaaatacaaagaagtccagttaaaagtcacagagatgaaaacaaaatagatcaaatactaaatataataaaaaatttaacaatagagttacaagaattaaaaactgatataaaagaagtaaaaacggaacaaaaacaatacagagaagaaatgagggaactcaaaactgaactagcagaactaaaacaagagaata includes:
- the LOC140433671 gene encoding uncharacterized protein, whose product is MKEAGIQSAKFYLRRVIGNAVLTYESFNTILCQIEAILNSRPLFRISECPEDLSFLCPAHFLVGQPLLAPPEPSNILEIPENRLSLYQKLSQMQLLFWKKWSVSYLQTIQSRSKWRTVTQSPVQGDDIVLIINAHLLPLKWELARVLELIASKDGLVRTLRLRTKNTTCLRSIRQVSKLPSST